The region GgcgcttccttgaaagaaagaggaagagagaaagaaagaaagaaaaacgcgttTCTTGCATTGCTATGTAGGGCGCGGATTCAACGCCGCAATATGACAACGCTTTGAGAGCATTTTTGACGACTAGCTGGCGACAAGCAATCGACTATCACACACCCCACGAACCTAACCGAAGTCTTTTTTGCTGCTGCGGAAGGTTCTCGACTGTTTGCGAGCTTCTGCGGGGCCCGCTTGACGCGTTTCGCAACCCCATCGCGCTGTCGGATTTCACAGTCGTTGTTTAAGTCATTCCGTCTTCTATGACACACTGACTCCGGCTCTATCTTTTCCCTCTCGGTATCCCTCGTTTTGCCATAAACGTATACAGGTTGCCTGAGCGACAACACGGAGCTCGTGTAAGGAAGATTTTAAGTACATAACGAACCAACAACTCCATTCAAGGGACACTAAACGAAGAACATTGGATTATGCTGTATTCCTGAAGCGAGTTTCTGGTGAACGCGACATTGTTTGTACTGCGTTAAATGGGTAAGATCGTATACCATATTACTAGACCAAGATTCTTAGTCCATGGCCCCATGATACTCCGAAAGAACgtgttcttgggcaagttggtgcttgGGCTCAGTAAACATATCGTATCCTGGCGTAAAATAGAACACGAGGCAGGGGAACAGGAAAAAGGTGGCAGACAGAGAAGCGCACTCTCTGGCGCTTCTCTctcctttttcctgtttccctgCTTCATTTTCTACGTTGCGCCAGGAATCGATATGTTTAGGTAGTATGGCTAACACCACTTAATGAAATCGACCGGTCTTGGTGACCGATTGCGGGCGTGATGGGCAGCCCCGCGTGTTCGCCCTGCTACCAGTGCTTCCCTCCCTCTAATTGCTTTATTTTCATCCCTTAACCCCCTttcccctgtgtagggtagcaaactggacgcgcGTCTGGTTGCCCACATATACCCTACCTTTCCTATGTTACTTCATCCTCTTGCAATATCAAAACAGCCGCTGTTACCGTGAAGCTTAGAAAGCCAGGAaagacagggaaaaaaaaaaaaaaaaaacgaagatgGGTGGTGATGCCAACGTGAAGTTCCCGCATCagctcgccatgacgtcacggattttgcAGCTTCGAGTAAATGCTTGTCGGTAAAGAAGTACACCGCGCTGAATTCTAAGAACCAAAGATTCGTACCGACAACGTTTCAAAACTCTTCGCGAGCCAAAGTGGCCCAAATACGAGAAGATATATTGAAACTGCGACGTCACATTGACGTAACGCCGTAAAGGTTTCTGCGCGAAAAGTTAGCTCTATAGCCTCTCTTTCTATTTTCCCAGCTTCATTCAAAGACGTGTGAAACACCTCATGCACATGTAGCCGTTAGACCCGGCAGTAACTCGGACATCCACAGCCAGATACTCGAAAAAAGAAATGTATTCACAGCAACACATAACAGTCTGTACGATTATATTGTACACAGTTGAGAATGCAGTACACGCGCTTACTCAAAAGAGCAGATACAAGGTACACAGTCTTGTAAAAGTCAGAGAAGACATTTAGAAAGTTGTCGCGACCATTCATGCGCTTCGGTCTCAAAAGATCAATGAAAAAATACTGCATCGGTAtcgttagaaaaagaaaaaaaaaacgcagtgtcGCTATGTTACAATACGAGGGTgtcgatgtgggcttgttggttaaTCGTCATGGAATCGCATGTAGCGTAGCGCAGCAAGAACAAGGACACAAGAAGAAACGAAACGCAAGCGTTTGTGCCCTCGCTTCGCTTGCACTTGGATTCTTGTTATTGCTGTGCTACGCTACATGCCATTACAATACGAGCTCGGTGAGCTTTTCTACGCCGGTCAGTTAACCATATAAATCGCGGAAGCAGTTTGTGAGCAAAGGCACAATAGTCCGAAAAGCTTATGAACTGAACTCAAGATTTGTTTGGAAACCATACATTTTCGACAATTAAAGTGGATTCGACAGGCAGTCATAGTGGCAGTGACTGTGTGATGTCTCGATAGAAACAGTGACGATGGTCAGGCCCCTGCTAGTGCACGTGTAATTTttcatttcatataatatgcctGTATAGTAACGTAAACATAGCTTCTCAATTGGTCATAAGTTTCGACCACACCGTTGTTCTTAGATTCTCAGGGTTAAGACGTACGCTCGCGTTACAGGTagcgtgttgaaaaaaaaaagaaagttcaggtgtattgcatgccaaaaccacgatatgattatgaggcacgccgtagagggggactacagatcaattttgaccagctgggatTCCGTTAACGTGCAAAAAATGCACGGCACAcaggtgcttttgcatttcgcccccatcgactgCGGGTTTTGACCCCGCGCCCTAaggcttagcaacgcaacaccaaagccactataCGTCACCACGGCGAGTACGGGTATAGTGTGTTGGCGTAGGCTGATAGTTAAGCGACACCAAAAAGAAGCCGCTCATTGGTACTCTTGCACCCATCTGAAATGTACCATGCATGTACCCTTATTAATGCAGGAACCCATAAGAttggcaccctgtatatatcctTCTGTGATACCGAAGAGGCGTCGTAAGCGCAGAAAAGGCGCAAGAACGAGCTACGGGTGGGGACGCCACCTGCTCGGTGCCAGTAATACGTTTCTCAACAAAGAAAGATTCGTTGCATTCGAACGCAGATGCACAGATACACATGGCAAAATTCCAAGCCTTTTCCTGAAACATAGCATCTAAATATAGCAACAAAAACAGCGAAATGGTTGATGTCACAATCACGTCAACGACACCGTGGACAATGGCCGGAAATTCAAAAGAAGAATTTTGACCTGTTTTCTATGCTAATAACTATTTTTTCAACGAATTCCAAACACAGTTTCGTAAGAGTGCGTATACGCAGATTTAAAAATTTTTCCTAGTTTCCAAGTGATATTTTAATAACGCTGCATAAGTTCACCGTTAATAACAAATCGCGTAACGGCCTGAGAGCCATTACGGCCCCAATAGCTTTAGTATTCAACCAGGGAACCGCTAACAGAAGCGACTGCGAACGAAGGTCATTGAAGGCAACGCGCAGCTATCGTCATAAATTTAGAAGTCactgcatgctttttttttgaTCGGTAAGTGTACTGTGGACCCGTATGTGCTGCAAAGCGATAGGCTGCAACGGTCCGAAAGTAGAGGTAATTAAAGTGTTCATTTCTCCACCTTGAGCTTGGCTTTGCGACTGCTCTTGTCACTTCGCTCGATGGTtctgaaaattttgaaaaaacaGTACGCGGTACATTTTACCTTGGCGAGAATGACGCCCCGGTAACATGAAGGAGAGAAACATTCGTTTCTTATGCAGTTCACAAGTTTTAGAGACAGCGTCACCTTTGTCCCAACGGCAAGGGTCACGATAGTAACGTCACAGTAAATTAAAAACTAAACAATAACAGATAGTCGACTTGCGCACAGTCGCGAGTTCGATTAACTTGAGTCTATTCCACTGCGAGTGGAGAAGACACCGACTTGCTACTCGCATTACAACGCGCTGCTGCttcaacacaacaacaacaaataagtCCGCACCTACTCGTAGCAGATGCAACGCAGAAATAAGTATATGGCACCTTTCTTCTCGTTTCCCTTAAATCACAGCCGTGTATCACGTACTTCTCTCGTCTCAAGTTCATCGCACATGGCACGCCGAGACACAAGCGGGACTCGTGACGTAGGAATAAAACAGAGTTCATAGGCAGCACCGACAAGGCACACTCGGAACGTTCAATCCCACACGCCATGTTGCGTCTGCTGGATGCCAGATAACGAACACGCGCGTTTTTCAGGATGCCGGGGTCATGCAGGTACGTGACACTTCGGACCGTTATCAAATAAAGCCCCTCCAGGGGCTTTATCATCAAATGCAAGAAACGGTTTCCTGCACGTCACTTCCGCCGGTGCCGGAATCTGAGCGCTGTGGTGGCGACGAACCAGAGAAGCGCTAGAGAGAGCGAGAAGCCGCCGACGACGTGGAAGAGGCCCTCGTAGTTGCCGGACCCGTCTCGGTAGTGACCTGCAACGGCAACAGCGCGCGATGGGGAGCCCCGCATACACCACGTCCCCTGACCCGGCGCCATGCTCAAGCTGTAGACAGTTTGACTCTATTCCAGGTTTGAGCTATGAACAGCTTTAGGGTACATCCGACCGGTTCCTACCGCGCTACGACACGGCCTGCACTCGACGTTGGAGCCAAAAAAAGCATGCCCTAGCCGAACGTTCAGCTGCTCCGAGAGAAATAGCAGATGCCACGTGATGCCACTTATTTTACAAAAGTGGTCCAGGTGATAGCTGTAAAATTCGTGTAATTCGTAACAAATGCGCGGACGGACGTGACACATTGTAAACTGATTGCGATTTACGTTATCCGTGTATCAATCCTACTACTATTATCATATAAACACAGGATGAGGAACCTCCTGCTCCTTCCGAAAGAGATTAATATTATCCCCGCTGTAGAATCAAACTAAAGTTATACGTACATGTGCTAAACAACATAGGAAGTGATTAGAGACGAGGTAACTGGAACGCGCGTAAGAAACGAGGGCGCCAAGGGGTAGTTGATGAGCAACAAGAGAACTGCCTCTCTTTGGACTTGGTTcgcctgatgacgatgatgataaagcGGTGAACTTATCTCGTTCCACGTGACACTTTTCTTCGTCAGTGGCGACCTCTCTGTACATGTATTTGCTCCGCGAATACAATGAATTCATGCCTTCCATTTCCACCGCAGCTGTATTCGCTTACTCTTAGGTCTGCATCACAGACGCCACCAACTTTTCTATTACGCACTGCTACAAACTGGCATACCCGTCAAATTACAGTTACTGAAGAGCGTAACAGTTAACGCATGCAGGAACGCAGGAGAGTGTGGCTATATGCATTCTGGCAAATAGTTCCAGGAAGTAGGGACTAAGTAAATTAGGAGTCTGTGGTGGTGACTTGCGGCGCAAAGCTTGGCAGCAGTTCCGTGAGGGAAGAAGTTGTGCCAAAACCAGGGCGGCTAACGGAATCACCACCGTGACAAACAAGCCTGCTATTATTTTTtagggcaggcttttttttttttttttggtatggaGAGAAGCGGGAAACTCTCTTCAGCTTGCGAGCCAACGAGGAAAGACAGATGAGCCATGAGGTAAGTTGAGGCGTAACCGGTGGCCCATAGCGCCAAGGGACGAAAAATATTAAGGCGAACTAGTGAGACCAAACTTTTAGCTGATGTAATAATTCAGCATAATTATTCGCAGAGATTTTGAAGTGGTGATAATGGTGAACACTGACTGAACCGGTGACGAATGACACTCATGCACGTTGTTGTTCTGACACTTCCACTGGCATCCACAGATACTCGACAACAAGACCAGCCGATCCGATCACACCGAGCCTTACCGATGAGCGGAGGCCTGGAAAGGCACAGCGCCCCCGCAACGAACGACGTGACACCGAAGGAGACCGGCAGCCGGTCCAGCCCGATGTGCTCGGTGAGCAGCACCGACACCAGGATCATGGTGCAGCCCGTGGCCCAGCCGTACACCACGGCCATGGCCACCTGCCCGGAGTACGTTGTGAACACGGGCATGGCGAACAGCGACAGGCCACCCACGAGAAAATTCAGGGCCATCATGTTGCCCCGGCTCACGAAACCGCGGTCCGAAATCCAGCCGGAGCCCAGGCGGGCCACCAGGTCGGCCATCGAGTAGGCCGAGATGAGCAGCACGGCGTTGATGCGAGACACGCCGTAGTCCACGGCGAAGTCTACCACGACGGTCAGGTACGTGGTCATGGTGAACAGCACCGAGGCGAACGAGGCGCAGATCAGGTAGAACATGGGCTCCAGTAGCACCGACACGTTGCGTTGGATGTTCGGGACGCCCGCGAGATGCCTCCAACCGGTCTCCAGCCGTACGGTCGTGTCCGGCGCCGAGGTGCCATGCTGGAAGTAGGCACCGCAGTCGGGTGGATTCAGTGCCGGCGTTTCTTCGTCCTTGAGTTTATCGGTGTCTTCCGGCAAAGGGTCTCGCGGAACGACCCTGTACGACGACGACGTCTTCCGCGGGTTCGGCTCCATTTGCAAGAAGGCACCGGCCGTGGCGTGCATCATGATGCCGCCGAAGAGCAGCAGCGAGCCGCGCAGTCCGTACTGCTCGAACAATAGCTGGACGAGCGGAGGGTAAACGATGGAGGCGAATGTGGGACCCGCGTAACTGATCCCGGAAGCCGTGGCCCGGTGCTTCTCGAAGTGCTGATTGATGATCACGTTGTGCAGGGTGAGCAGACCGAGAGCGAAACCTTGagaagcaaaagaaaagaagTCTCTCACTGACCGGACATCTCGGAATTTTCACGTGAAACCGAGTTGCTCAGACGAAATAGAACGTGTGTATACCTTGCACGACACCCAGGCAGACAGTGAGGTGGATCACACTGTTGGCCCAGAAACAGAGGCACACCGAGATCGACGAGAGGAGGCATCCGCACAGCGAGATTTTCCAGATGTCGATGTACAGGGCGAGAACGCCTGCAACGGGAGCTGGAAAGGGACACGCGCGCCAGAGCGAGGTATTCAGAGAGCCTGCAGAAACATTTCGTCCGTATGAGTCTGCAAAGCGAAAAACGTGCCGCGTGCGCCGTCGAATACCTTAGTCGTTCCCGTCGACAAGCACTGTCTCGGAGATGCACAGATAACTAAGAGGTGCGACCGACAGAGATTCGTGCTACATTTTCGTCTCAGCCCAGTCAAGCGTCAATCGCGGCTTTTAGCCCACCTGACCATCCAGCCTATGCCTGATAAATAAACTTCGATTGATATACTGATTGAAAATTGACAAATACCGTAGGCCTTTGAACTGCAAGGCTTTCAAATTAAGTCTTCTAACAAGTAAGGATAGCACACGGAAAGTccgaagaaaaataataaaataaaagaacGTGTAGCGCATAGATGACCACTGCGAACCAAATATTATGAAAGTACAGTTAAAGTTCAGGAAGCAATATTGAAATAAggattcaacaaaagaaaacaaggtgCCCCCTTTCCCGATTGCGTGCGAACAAGACGGAGAACAAGTAATGAAATCCGTAAGCTCGTCATTCCGCAAAAATTCCAATCGTTCACCTCGAACTCCTCGCCATCTTTAAAGACGCGGCACGAATGCACGAAGCAAGCACCTTGTCACCTCACAGCACGCAGTATCAGAGGAATAGGAGCGCGCGCATATCTACCGGTCGTAAAGATGAACACGGCGAGCAGCGTGAGCGGCCACGAGGCCTCCTCCCGGGACACGTTGAGCGTCTGCAGCACGCCCATGTAGACGACGCCGCTCGACTTGTACATGAGGGCCGAGAAGAAGTTGATCCAGCAGCAGCTGACCGCCACCACCCAGCTGCGGGCAGAGTCCACCCCGCTCTTGCGCATGGCCGCGTTATAGCCagccgccatggctgggcgacGACGCGGTCACCAGTCCCTATATAGAGCTGGGGCAGCCTGCTGGACACCGTCGCGCTTTTACCTGCGATGGTGGTGGCCGCCCGCGCGGCGTCCAACGTCAGCTGTGGCCGTCGGCTGCCGAACGCCAAGTCTCTTTCaaacacacactctctctctctcgggcttCCCTCCGCTCGCTGCGGCTTAGGGTGTCGAAATGCGGGTCCGAAAGCCGAGCTTGCGTTACACACCGAGGGGAGATTACACGACGCGTTATTTTGTCGCGAGGCGGTTCCGCGGGGCGGGCGGCTGGTCGCGACGACGGCTACAGCCTTTAACGTTCGAGCTTTTCTCTTTCGCTCGTTCTCTTTCCTCATTTGATcgcgtttcttgtatttttatTTGGTTATTTCTCTCCTTTCGCGCCGCGGCTCTTCTTACCTTGCTGCTTATCTGTCGGATTGCTCCGCGCGTCGTCACGTCTCCGTCGAGGGCGGCTCAAGTAGCCCAACTTCGCTGCGCGCGCGGCGTTCAGGATCGCCAAAgaccggaagaaaaaaaaaaaaaaaatagggtgCAGTTTAGCCACGGTGTAGCTTTAGAGCACGCTAAGAaggccttttctttcttttttttttttttcgcgcacctGCGTCAGACACTCGCCTGTACCAGCCTTGCCGTTTGTCAGTGTTCTCAATCACCCTCgctctttcctttcctttctttttttttttatctcactcTTTACATCTGCGGCGCAatgcgaagaattgcaaaacagCTAGAGCGCGTCAATTAACTAGTGGCGCTTGCTCGCTTGCGTGTGGACTGGGTCTAGCGTCCGCTTCTTGGCGGCCTCCGGTACATCGCGGTTACGAACAGATGAACGAATTTCCTGCCGTGCTGAAGGCAGCTGGTGAtcgttgttattttttttttgcgattgtgATCAGCAAATGCAATGTCATTAGCAAAGCACGCGCATGCGCGCTGCACTGGATCCACCCCGTGACAAATTGTTGCCTTATTGGCTTGATCAAGACAGTGCCCGCAGAAGTGAGAACGTTAGTACCTTAGTGTGCGCAAATATATAATGGTAGGAAAGTGGCGCTGACACCATTTTTGCAAGTCGAGTTTCCCAATTTGAACGAGAAATGTGGCAATGCTGACTCTCTCTTTATGATGTACTGGCTTGTAATAGTTGGGCATAATGGAACGCTTTTAGGTCACATTTCGTATAAGGCAAGGGAAGGCTACGCATGCATGGGCCTTTTACAGAGGACTTGTCCAGTGACAAAGGAGTAAAAACAGCACGAAGTTATTACTTTTTCTTTTAACTTCCGTCATTCAAGCACTTATAATGTATACGGCAAATGTGCAACCACCACGCGTAGCGCTTTATACTTGGTCAAATCTACCCGCATCtcgtagaaacgatggaacccagccttcaggacgcaaacaccaggacagaagtagacggacacacgctgggactagcaacaagtttaatgaaaacaaccACAAGAAGTTCGCAGGGAAGCCAGAGCGCGCATGCGTCGTACATACCACGTTACAATCAAAGAAAAAAACACTACATGACACCTAGTAACCACATTTTTGTAAATAAGCTATCTCTTtctttgacagcgataacgagggcaCACTGACACATTGATTGTGACCCTGTTTTCGGATATGGTACGCTTCAATCAGTTCTCGTTCGTCACGTGTGGTTCCCCTGCCTAAAATTTGTGTGTCTTCCAAAACAGGCGAGCAGCCGCATACTCGGCAATGAGAAGgcaggtttgctcctcctcccGATGTGACAGCCGTTTCGTGTTCTTTTAAGCGGAGATTAATACAACGCCCGGCCTGGCCTATATACATGCGACCACACTTCAACGGTATGCGATAAACAACATTTTTTATGCAAGTTGTGAAGTTATCTTTTGGAATACACACAAATTATAGGCAGGGGAACCACACGTTACGAACGAGAACTGATTGAAGCGTACCATATCCGAAAACAGGGTCACAATCAATGTGTTGTGTGCCCTCGTTATCGCTTTCAAAGAAAGAGATAGCTTATTTACAAAAATGTGTTTACTAGGTGTCATTTGGTGTTCTTTTCTTTGATGGTCACGTGGTATGTACGACGCATGCGCGCTCTGGCTtccctgcgaacttctgtgtggttgtttttcattaaacttgttgctagtcccagcgtgtgtccgtctacttctctcctggtgtttgcatcctgaaggctgggttccatcgtttctacaagtatgtaccaacaggcccagcaacagactcttctacCCGCATCCAATGGTAAATATTGCATGCAAGCGGCTCCAAAGTGTAAAAagacacaccaaaaaaaaaaacatagcactGCTAAACTTGTAGAGCTCCGGAACTAAAACTGAATTCGCAGCTTAATTTAGTCTTAAAGGTATAGCTGGGATTGGAGGTTAGCAGTTGAACTACAACTACACATGCCCTATAGAAGCAGCCGACCTAAAGCCCACGTGATATTCGCAACCACCTTTCCCTCAGAAGGTTTTCGCTATATAGAATGCGTTACTGCCACCTAATTCTGGGTATTATTCCCTATGTGCTGGCCAGATTACAAGCTCTAGCAATAATAATAGCTACGACCTTTCTAGCATGAAGCTCGGCTTTCGCCGAAACTCACCTGCTTCGAAACGCGCAAGGTAGCTATAGCACCGCAGGTTCTCATTCAATGCCCCACCGCCATCAGGCGCGAAAATTGATCAGACACAAAAGTCCTTCCGGCGCCGCTAAAACCGGCTATGTTACCATCAGTTGTTGTATTAAAATCCAGTCGCATTAAGCTGTAGAAGGTTCGGTCTAGAGACTGCCGCTAGAGCACACACGTACCTGGCGCGTTGAGCAACACATTTGTGGCGTACAGAATTAACAGCACAAGCACTGGCAGCTGGCGGGAACGGAAATGTCACGTGATCCGGCTCCCATCACCTACATCGCCAGCGACAGCtgcttttatttgtttattttcttttaccgAGCGGACGGTGCTGTGCAATGACGGACGAGACGGGTTCGCAATGTCCTCAGGGTATGGAAACTAgagcttctttatttttttttattttttcttgtccCCAATACAACTCCATTACAAATACAAGCAAGCAAGAGAGACAGCTAAGTAGTCGTTCAGACATAAAAGTCGCGATGCGGCTTGAAAAACGAATCAAAGAATGTCTGCttggttgattgattgaatgCGACGAAACTGGAAATGGCGAAAAATATGGCGCTGGCCTCTCCAAGATTCAATTGTATGAATAAAATGATGATACAATGTGAAATGAATCCAATAGTCTGCTCTCTTGAGTACCATTGCCAAGAAAATTCAGCGGTAGCTTTTATTCCCAGAGCATTCCACTATACAGCGCGTCCCTCATGATCCTTGCGTTGCTTTGAGACCCATAAGTCAGTCTTTGTCTCAGCTTCTGCTCCTACATTATCTTCTCCCTGTATTTTTCGAAGAGCACGCATCCGCTCCCGAGCAGTCCCTCAACTATCTCACACCTAACCGCGCTGGATACCTTCCTTCGGCTACCGCGCATCGTTCTGCGCAGTCCGGGCAATGCCCCTAGAGTTATTGAGTCATTGTGTGTGGGAGCGAATGCAGTCTC is a window of Dermacentor silvarum isolate Dsil-2018 chromosome 4, BIME_Dsil_1.4, whole genome shotgun sequence DNA encoding:
- the LOC119450048 gene encoding monocarboxylate transporter 12, encoding MAAGYNAAMRKSGVDSARSWVVAVSCCWINFFSALMYKSSGVVYMGVLQTLNVSREEASWPLTLLAVFIFTTAPVAGVLALYIDIWKISLCGCLLSSISVCLCFWANSVIHLTVCLGVVQGFALGLLTLHNVIINQHFEKHRATASGISYAGPTFASIVYPPLVQLLFEQYGLRGSLLLFGGIMMHATAGAFLQMEPNPRKTSSSYRVVPRDPLPEDTDKLKDEETPALNPPDCGAYFQHGTSAPDTTVRLETGWRHLAGVPNIQRNVSVLLEPMFYLICASFASVLFTMTTYLTVVVDFAVDYGVSRINAVLLISAYSMADLVARLGSGWISDRGFVSRGNMMALNFLVGGLSLFAMPVFTTYSGQVAMAVVYGWATGCTMILVSVLLTEHIGLDRLPVSFGVTSFVAGALCLSRPPLIGHYRDGSGNYEGLFHVVGGFSLSLALLWFVATTALRFRHRRK